ATGCTTGGCGGAAAGACATGCTTCTCATGAAACTCAACATTTATCCAGTGCAGCTAGATTACATAAggtttgaaaaataacaattttacttAAGTTCCATAtaacttacaaatatatattaaagagaaGCCTTTTTCACTTTGCAGACAGAATTATCACAAACACTCCACCAGTTATCAGAAGAAGCCAAGGCCATGACTGAGTACATACAGCTTGTGAAGAGCTCCGGagacaaaattaatgtatataaaaaaaatattgtgataagtacaactaaaaattaatttaaagttgttCCATGCAACAGTTtaacttcatttaatatttatttatctattagtAATATAACAATGCATTATCATAACTTTAAGAATCCCAATATTagattagatatattttttacttgtgTTTGATCTTATTTTGACAtccttttttgttacaattttttttaaatttaaaatcttcatggttttttttgttatattaaattaatggctTATATACTTCAGGAATCGTGCGAAGAATTAGAAAATCAAATAGATCAGGCATGTGCTGAAGTAACGCGTGCCGTAGAAAGACGGAGAGATGAATTAATACGGGCGGCTCGTAATACAAGGTCACAGGCTGTGGCTGGTATGCGCGTGATGACGTCACAGGCCGCACAGAAACTTAGAGAGGCCACTGCACTGTTGCATTTTTCTATAGAAGCTCTGAAAGAATCGGATCATGCTGCCTTTTTGCAggtaatataaagaaaagtacATGCGAAAACTACTATAGTTAGTTCTTTCAAGGTTAACATTCGTAGCAACAAATTGATCTGGAACTTTGGGGACTTTGttgatatatttctattataccTTTTACACATTTGTATCAAAAATCACATAAGTAcagatttcaatattatttcataaatagatTCCATACTATAggtattattgtattaatttcaatgtttgctaactttctttatatcttattttaacattaatatgttGTAGAATGTCTTTTAAGCAATTATAGTGAGACTCTTTTTGATATCAAGAGAATATACTGCATTAAGGgtcaataaaactatatgtatgtagttatatatagatacaatATATGAAGATCTAAATAATGAGAAGATGACAATTATCTTCTACATGTGTTAATACATGctgtaacaataataaaattaatagtggAGGTAATTAGTACTGCAATGGAGTTAGTTTTTCGGCTTATAGCCGACGAATATGATCGGAggcatattatttcaattagtatataaaactCGCATTACACAGATTTGATTTTTACATCTGAATTTCATGTTGTGTTACCAAAACTGTTTTAGGTCGGTAAGATACTATCAGTCCGAGCTCGCGACACAGCCTCGAACCTACGATCATCCCTGGAGACTCCGCCGGCGCCGCCAGCACTCACGCTCGACATAGAGCCCGTCTTGAGAACTGTTAATACTATGAACTTCATTGAGTGTATACGTAAGTATTTTAGAAAGTAATTCAGTAAGGAATCTAATATTCATAGACGGGGGTCAAGGTTATCAAGTCCAGGCATCTTTGCTAACCAAGCCAACACAATCTcaagttaaaaatgtaattatagttATTGACACAAGTATAACTTCAAATAAACTTGGTGTCAAAGATATTACCCGGtttagaaacattttattccgCAAtccattttcaaatataaaaaaatattaattgtactaAATGGCATGCAGTTGATATTGAAACTCACCTCATTTCTAATTTATTCATCTGGTTATGATGAAAAAGTGGAAATTGATATGACAACTAACTATAGTTACAAGTGCCCTCCATGccatactaattataatatactataatccttagaattGTTCTTATgacttattgtaattaattattattattaaaatactgaaccattgtaattttgtaatggcaacatttgagaatcaacttgtatttgaaaactatgaaTACTGTCTTCAGTCATTCTGTAGgacattactggaagtaacactgaacattgaaaaacaaatctgAAACCATGCCTCGAACActataatacaaaaagaattataaaaaatatatttaaagtaactttGGTTCATAAATTGGCCATTAGTAAGGGTTCCTTGTTGTGTCCTCTAGCGATTCACACATAGCTGGTTCCACTATAAACGCCTTATTACGTAAACATCACAAATATTACCAATtacatttgataattttcattattattcacATCCTATGACATctcttaataattaatcttCTATATTTGAACGCAGCTCTGGAAAAGGATATGAAAACATCAGGTATTTGAACAAAATctacaattatttatgaatactgACTTCACAgataggaatattttttaattttaaagcttCTTGTGGCaagatgaatttaaaattaaaacaatggaATCTGATTGATATGagagaaacatttaaaatggcTCATCTTTTTTatgtagatttatattttgctctctgtttatatatatattgatataattgtcACAGTTTTGAaggttaattataaataaattttcaactaAATAAAAGAGACGAAATAAAACACTTGCATACACTACATAATTATGTATGCATTATATACTGTATTGTAGTATAACACTTAGTATTTCTTATTCATTACAAGTACAGATGAGAGATACATACTATGTTATTaagtctaaataataaatagttatcttaagtaattttttttatcgctaTCAGCCCCAGGTGCTCCCGAGATGGCCGTGGAGGCATGTGCAGCTCGCGGCTGTTCGTGTACTCTGGCTTGGCGTGCTCCAGCGGCGCCGCGAGCCGTGCGCGGGTACGTGCTGGAGCTGGACGACGGTCTGGGCGGACCGTTCAGAGTAAGTACGCacacgtacatacatatatattgtaacataTCACCCTTGCTAAACTTCTCCTTAACAAAacaggttatttaaaaattaaagtgacATACAACTTCCCCTTAAGAATACAAATTATAGTTGAGAAAAGTGTTGCCAGATAACGCTGGTGATGATTGTATGTTCTTGCACatttaacatttacataacatttacTATATTGTGAATTCCCCTGtatactttgatattttttaattttcgtagGGTACTTACCATTGTGCCCAtgtatgagtttttttttgtaaatgttttacgactctggatacgagtcctTTTGAGCCTAAATACCCATGTATGAGACATGTCAGATGTTGCCATCAGTTATGTCAGATGTTGCCATCAGTTATGTCAGATGTTGCCATCAGTTATGTCAGATGTTGCCATCAGTTATGTCAGATGTTGCCATCAGTTATGTCCTAATGTCGTTCAGGTAACAAAGGAATgcaaattgatattaataaagctttatttttgtaaccttattataaaatttttaaaatatatttttgattggagaaatattaaaattgctaCTTACAGATGTAGATTAATTAGTAAAAGGTACAGTAGATTCCGATTATTGAATACTTTTctcgattattatatttttttgcaattaaaaaagtatataaaattccgaaaatattatatacagcgTGATCAgatcattttataatcatatcaGGAGGTGTACTGCGGCCGTGAGACGGTTTGCACAATCGATGGCCTGCATTACGCGTCGCTATACAGTGCTAGAGTGAAGGCGTTCAACGGAGCTGGTGAGGGACCTTACAGCGAGGTCATCGGCCTACAAACATCACCTGGTACGTTGAAACATAACGAGACAAGCAATTGTTACCAAAGTCGGTTCTTGATGAATATGATCTCCAAATATATGTGGTGGCGTAAATTCATGcactttcatataatttgtgtAATTATGATGAATTTAcacatgaattaaaattcatataataaatatggaaagaaaaattcATCGCTTTTCAGATGGTTTTTCCAATTCAGTTATCGCGGCTCGATATTCGGGAGGTTAGAGTGGAATCCCATTAATCTAATGGTTTCATATTCgaaattattcaaaacaatactagaatttttaattgtatttaaattaacaatagtaatgtatgtatatagtcGCGTGGTTCACATGGGACGCTCGTTGCGGGGTAGGGGGCGTGGGCGGCGAGGGGGGGCTGGTGATAGGGTCCGAGGGTCTGAGCGCTCGGGCTGCGGGCTGGCAGCCGCGGGTCGCCCTCGCTGACCAGCCGCTTGCCCGCGGCCTGCACTACTGGCGGCTGCGGATCGATCACTACGACGGCGACGCGGACCCGGCCTTCGGAGTCGCCAGGGCGGACGTGGCCAGGGACAAGATGCTAGGTATGCTATACACAGATATAAAGACGGtgttacaaatgttttatatcagtGGATGTTGCTCAAGCTTGGATGAATTAGTTGGTACTTTTAGTTGGCCCCCGAGTGGACTGTTAGgccttcaaaatttttataggcATTTTCATCTCTTTTATTTCTCTGATATATTCTAATGTTAATAAGTTGTTTTTACGTTATTCCGATATCTAAACTACAGCACTGGAAAGTGTCATCGAAATCCGGTCCGTAGTTTTTACATTAAAGGgtaacaaacatccatacaaCCAAACATACTAACTGTCCATacatactaaaatttatagtattagTAAGATTAtaaccaaattaattattgacagGTAGTGACGCGCTCGGCTGGGCGATGTATATAGATGGTTCGCGCTCGTGGTTCGTCCACGGCGGAGCTCACGGCGGCAGAGCTGCCGGCGGGATAGCACACGGCTCCACTGTTGGCGTCCTGCTAGACCTTACACGAGGCACCCTGAGGTTCACGGTCGACGATCGCCCCCaggtacatatacatacacacatgcatatatgcatatatacgCAACTGAATTCTCATAAAGTAACCAGGGACGAGGCCCCAGTTACGTAGTTTGCCTATATCGATTTACCCAACTCAACTCAACTCTTACATATATACCACATTTAGGAATTACGttcgaatttttaaaaagaatataacaatatttaatttgcaatgagattttaattaatatgaacgaatataaaatgtaagttaaggaacaaaataatgaactGCAAACGCCagtacaacaaaataaactacttacagagtaatatacttataatagccttaaaaattattgctaaCACAATATTAACACTTAAAATACTCGAGCGATGTCACCCTGCGACCGACAAGCGTAAAGTGAGCTCTCTCTCGAACACTGCctctatattgtttttttgagATGTTCCTTACTATACAATaaacgaatttaaataatttccatGGTACCTTTCTATGAGATGACTGTCATGTgctgtatattattaattccaaATAGGTTGGAGTGGATTTAAATTGTAAGGTGATTACTCTGTCTGAATTATGTCTGTCTGATATTACAGTAACCTCAATGGTGTCCATTGTGAACTTATTGACCCAATAATTGTCAAATAGAAAAATCCAGAagctacaaaaaattaaaacgaacaATACAGCTTGTGATTTTCGTAGAACTATTGAAATTCTACTGCTTGTGTTATATCAatcaataagaaataaaaaaattattaaatgtttcagGGTGATATCGCGTTCACTGGTCTGCGGGGTGCGTTTTACCCGGCGGTGTCCTTGAACAGGGGTGTGGGTGTGACGCTCCAGCCAGGGCTGCCACCGCCACCTGACTTACTGGACATAGCCGGCATCAGTATACagtagaagaaataaaaaggaatttaTTGTCTATGCCATCATCATAGAGTAGAAACTTTCTTGGAGCTCAAACAGCTTGGCTTCGCTATGCATTATACAGTCCAATgagagttaaaataaataatagccTCAAAATAGCCGGCTTTTTTAGAATACGTCATAAAGAGGTCtgtttttttagaaattaaaaaaacatggcAATAATCTCTACaaattgttgatttttttttcatttttaaacgtGTTCTTCCTTCCGAAATACAAAACGAAGTCTTATACAACTTCAAGTTGCTCAGAGAACTGAATTTTAGGTTAGGTTACAAATATGGTTACTAAAACGTCCTTATAATACGTAATTACACTTCTACAGCGTAATATTCGAATAACGAAAgtgtagaataattttaagactattttttttttgctagtcggtttcttaaaatttaacaacacctttttttaatattaaaagtgacttaatagaaatttaacaaaataaatattcactgCCCTAATTTTAAGaaccttattttttgtttagatttttaataatttatatcatcatATAAAGGATAGTTTAAGTACTGTGTAATGCAATTTTTCAAGGTGTTTGAATTCTTTCTTCCATGTTCTTTCCTAAACGTAAAGCACCCAAGAGACTATGTTACCTAAACAaatgtattacaaattttcaatgatagacattttaatatgaatataacattaaaataatcgttTAAAACACTGTTAAGGcacagatttaaatttaaaaaaaaagtttctgcTCCTGAAAGTGTATTATATAGTACTTTATACATCCAGCACGTTATCAGGCTATTTATATGATTcttaatgaaacaatttttgtatacaaacaaTGTTATGAACAattgtttaaacaatattcataggactgataaaaatattgtaaataatgataaacttatataaacaatCATACACTATAAGATAATTATTGATGTGTATcaaatttaactaatatattaattgtacttaatttttaaactattctaGTGCCATATCGGTAATTTAGTTAAACtattggataaaaaaaaaagttccatTAAGAACTTCTTTAATGAAAACTAtcagtttttgaaatattaaatatcacaaatCCTTGTATTAATTGATGTGgcacttatttaatatatataattccgtTCCGACGAACCAGTCCGTCGTTAGCCGTAATCATAGACAATATAATAGTGTATACATGGTTTTATACATACGGCTCCATCTATTTAGATAgagtatacaaattttatataatttcttttacgaTGTcgttttactatttatttatattgaaaatgttctaagataatttcagtttttttaacaatcaggacatttttatttttacatttctataatataaattgccaCCAACTCTCACtggtcatatatttaattatcaatagAATACATAAACGTGCATTCCATAGAAAAATCTACACAACCCAAAACTGAATCATTTTGTTAAACATGATAAGGAAACTGTCACAAGAGGTGGTCGCATGTCCTTATAGGTACCTGAACGAAACTCAAATATTCCACTGCCcaccttattattattttttgttaaacgatttattaaaatgtttttcatttgtGTTCAATTTATACTTTGCATGTGTAATTGCATAGCTTAAaacgattatttattaatattttaggtatttttttttttttaaaacaaacatattaaaactccTTTGTACaacttaatgaaatattgtGGTCAAttcttaaatgtattaaacatTCAAAACGTACTTAGCGTTATTATCTGTGACCAATTATGTcatcaaataaatcattatttttaatttatttttagagaaTAATCATATCAATTTATCTTTTGCTAGTAATTAAAACGCTAGAGCTATTTGTTAATGTTATGGAACacataatatctttaatatatttggtaaacaaatttatatgtataatttaaagaaaaacattaaaaaatcaaatggtCATTAACTTgtagtttgttaaaaaaaaaatgattttagtaCAAAAACAACGTACTTTAGTCAAAACCAAACTAGCGTTGATTTTTCATAACAACTAGGTactaaacacaaaatatttgtatttaattaagattgtGTTGTGTGATGTATTATGTTCTTATAACAATGTACTTAATGATTTTACAAGTATGCCAAGAttgcttataataaatgataatttttatttatttaacaaatgttGTGTTTTCTTGTGGATATCTATaaagtatgtataattttttttaagtttattatttaacaaaaaaatcaggTTCTATGTGTTGCAGACACTTCCTGATTATTGTAGCTGAGTTTCTTTTAATCTGTCAAGTAATCATTTGCTTTGAAAATTCAGTTCGTCACtctcaaaattcaaatatatttttttattaaaataataaccatGTTCAGtaacatttctttttgaaaatttgtatcaaaataaCAGACTTTTACGCAACATCCATTAATTACCTTAATTTAAGAGTCTTGAAAATATGTGCGAAAACTAAGATATAAGGCAAAGTTCAGCTTCGACGacaaaattttgatttcaatttaaaataatttgcaagcTATTTTGTATTATCTTGATGgagaaatgtattttacgtGTATTGGAATAACAAAGATAAGACgtgttcaaaaattaaaagaatcaaTTTGAACATATCATACAATCCTCTTACTACATAAAAAAGGccttgaatttttaaaaattgaacaAACAATTacgaataattatataatttttatttgtgctTGAGTTCTCCTGTATTGACTTTTTCACAGCCGCGCGGCGTTGCCTTAATAATAGTACATGTCAAACGTCAAAATTCACTAATGTCAGTTTTCAAACAGTGAttgttttgtgtttaatttGGAAGCGCACAATCTAATTGTcgatttttatcaattaacaaAAAGAAACTGTCCCCTTGATGTACTCGTCAAATTAATTGTTTCTATACTGCCTCTATTCTTTTTGGGAAATAACGATTGAATTGGTTTTTCtcgttttgtaaatatgtaaataaagaaaagcgCAGtcgcaataaataaaactcctaagtgtttttaaataaattatagttatcaTGGAAC
The genomic region above belongs to Danaus plexippus chromosome 4, MEX_DaPlex, whole genome shotgun sequence and contains:
- the LOC116768671 gene encoding E3 ubiquitin-protein ligase TRIM9 isoform X1 — protein: MEEELRCFICKEFYREPVLMPCGHALCRACAVGLQTHVHENDNASAVSHDFQEADKASVSSETDSGVVCGSRPNSYAGTPATSTYTTATFSIICPFCNKQVYLDDSGAEGLPPFRVMRTIVERFGGVSVAPPAEEACQMCEGERRAAVVRCEQCSVRYCAGCRDAWHPTRGPLAQHELRALGTTCTDHGCTPVLFCNTCLLPICQRCLAERHASHETQHLSSAARLHKTELSQTLHQLSEEAKAMTEYIQLVKSSGDKINVYKKNIESCEELENQIDQACAEVTRAVERRRDELIRAARNTRSQAVAGMRVMTSQAAQKLREATALLHFSIEALKESDHAAFLQVGKILSVRARDTASNLRSSLETPPAPPALTLDIEPVLRTVNTMNFIECIPPGAPEMAVEACAARGCSCTLAWRAPAAPRAVRGYVLELDDGLGGPFREVYCGRETVCTIDGLHYASLYSARVKAFNGAGEGPYSEVIGLQTSPVAWFTWDARCGVGGVGGEGGLVIGSEGLSARAAGWQPRVALADQPLARGLHYWRLRIDHYDGDADPAFGVARADVARDKMLGSDALGWAMYIDGSRSWFVHGGAHGGRAAGGIAHGSTVGVLLDLTRGTLRFTVDDRPQGDIAFTGLRGAFYPAVSLNRGVGVTLQPGLPPPPDLLDIAGISIQ
- the LOC116768671 gene encoding E3 ubiquitin-protein ligase TRIM9 isoform X2, producing the protein MEEELRCFICKEFYREPVLMPCGHALCRACAVGLQTHVHENDNASAVSHDFQEADKASVSSETDSGVVCGSRPNSYAGTPATSTYTTATFSIICPFCNKQVYLDDSGAEGLPPFRVMRTIVERFGGVSVAPPAEEACQMCEGERRAAVVRCEQCSVRYCAGCRDAWHPTRGPLAQHELRALGTTCTDHGCTPVLFCNTCLLPICQRCLAERHASHETQHLSSAARLHKTELSQTLHQLSEEAKAMTEYIQLVKSSGDKINESCEELENQIDQACAEVTRAVERRRDELIRAARNTRSQAVAGMRVMTSQAAQKLREATALLHFSIEALKESDHAAFLQVGKILSVRARDTASNLRSSLETPPAPPALTLDIEPVLRTVNTMNFIECIPPGAPEMAVEACAARGCSCTLAWRAPAAPRAVRGYVLELDDGLGGPFREVYCGRETVCTIDGLHYASLYSARVKAFNGAGEGPYSEVIGLQTSPVAWFTWDARCGVGGVGGEGGLVIGSEGLSARAAGWQPRVALADQPLARGLHYWRLRIDHYDGDADPAFGVARADVARDKMLGSDALGWAMYIDGSRSWFVHGGAHGGRAAGGIAHGSTVGVLLDLTRGTLRFTVDDRPQGDIAFTGLRGAFYPAVSLNRGVGVTLQPGLPPPPDLLDIAGISIQ